A genome region from Panicum virgatum strain AP13 chromosome 4K, P.virgatum_v5, whole genome shotgun sequence includes the following:
- the LOC120702419 gene encoding uncharacterized protein LOC120702419: MGIDGGDEKRTRFPCLDRVRYMVTAVVVVLTVAVAVMVITVIVHRPEDIELSILHGHIEASTLWRQSEIPFSWAPRYQFRRRRRHHHRPCDEIKPVDNDDAAGSSDISCAGESGLPSTIVTYEAAASVEFAVTLSAYNPSGRADINCTGITLRVVDMSDLARNTTGAMEVVRFPLPRGFLVRRRSSHAVRRWVRVTDARVLAYLASTYAGRTSFPATVQVNVSVALVTTVVKRTTNPKNVNHWCSVVTVGLDEPSTTADAVRCWAGEEPPYLFGSVLSAPPPAS; this comes from the exons ATGGGaatcgacggcggcgacgagaaGCGCACAAGATTCCCGTGCCTCGACAGGGTACGCTACATGGTGACCGCCGTGGTGGTCGTGctcaccgtcgccgtcgccgtgatGGTGATCACCGTCATCGTCCACCGCCCCGAGGACATCGAGCTCTCCATCCTCCACGGCCACATCGAGGCGTCCACTCTGTGGAGGCAGAGCGAGATCCCATTCTCATGGGCCCCTCGCTATCAG ttccgccgccgccgccgccaccaccaccggccgTGCGACGAGATCAAGCCGGTTGACAACGACGATGCAGCTGGCAGCTCGGACATCAGCTGCGCCGGCGAGAGCGGCCTCCCCAGCACGATCGTGACGtacgaggcggcggcgtccgtgGAATTCGCCGTCACCCTGAGCGCCTACAACCCCAGCGGCCGCGCTGACATCAACTGCACCGGCATCACCCTCCGCGTCGTCGACATGTCGGACCTCGCCCGGAACACCACGGGAGCCATGGAGGTCGTTCGCTTCCCGCTGCCGCGAGGGTTCCTCgtgaggcggcggagctcgcacgCGGTGCGGAGGTGGGTGCGGGTCACCGACGCGCGCGTGCTGGCCTACCTCGCGAGCACGTACGCCGGCCGGACTAGCTTCCCGGCGACGGTGCAGGTGAACGTGTCCGTCGCCTTGGTGACGACCGTGGTGAAGAGGACGACCAACCCCAAGAACGTGAACCACTGGTGCTCGGTGGTGACCGTCGGCCTGGACGAGCCCAGCACCACCGCCGATGCAGTCCGTTGCTGGGCCGGAGAAGAGCCACCCTACCTTTTTGGCTCCGTgctgtcggcgccgccgccggcttcttGA
- the LOC120702422 gene encoding uncharacterized protein LOC120702422 produces MGIDGGDEKRTRFPCLDRVRYMVTAVVVVLTVAVAVMVITVIVHRPEDIELSILHGHIEASTLWRQSEIPFSWAPRYQFRRRRRHHHRPCDEIKPVDNDDAAGSSDISCAGESGLPSTIVTYEAAASVEFAVTLSAYNPSGRADINCTGITLRVVDMPDLARNTTGAMEVVRFPLPRGFLVRRRSSHAVRRWVRVTDARVLAYLASTYAGRTSFPATVQVNVSVALVTTVVKRTTNPKNVNHWCSVVTIGLDEPSTTADAVRCWAGEEPPYLFGSVLSAPPPAS; encoded by the exons ATGGGaatcgacggcggcgacgagaaGCGCACAAGATTCCCGTGCCTCGACAGGGTACGCTACATGGTGACCGCCGTGGTGGTCGTGctcaccgtcgccgtcgccgtgatGGTGATCACCGTCATCGTCCACCGCCCCGAGGACATCGAGCTCTCCATCCTCCACGGCCACATCGAGGCGTCCACTCTGTGGAGGCAGAGCGAGATCCCATTCTCATGGGCCCCTCGCTATCAG ttccgccgccgccgccgccaccaccaccggccgTGCGACGAGATCAAGCCGGTTGACAACGACGATGCAGCTGGCAGCTCGGACATCAGCTGCGCCGGCGAGAGCGGCCTCCCCAGCACGATCGTGACGtacgaggcggcggcgtccgtgGAATTCGCCGTCACCCTGAGCGCCTACAACCCCAGCGGCCGCGCTGACATCAACTGCACCGGCATCACCCTCCGCGTCGTCGACATGCCGGACCTCGCCCGGAACACCACGGGAGCCATGGAGGTCGTTCGCTTCCCGCTGCCGCGAGGGTTCCTCgtgaggcggcggagctcgcacgCGGTGCGGAGGTGGGTGCGGGTCACCGACGCGCGCGTGCTGGCCTACCTCGCGAGCACGTACGCCGGCCGGACTAGCTTCCCGGCGACGGTGCAGGTGAACGTGTCCGTCGCCTTGGTGACGACCGTGGTGAAGAGGACGACCAACCCCAAGAACGTGAACCACTGGTGCTCGGTGGTGACCATCGGCCTGGACGAGCCCAGCACCACCGCCGATGCAGTCCGTTGCTGGGCCGGAGAAGAGCCACCCTACCTTTTTGGCTCCGTgctgtcggcgccgccgccggcttcttGA
- the LOC120702423 gene encoding uncharacterized protein LOC120702423, with amino-acid sequence MGIDGGDEKRTRFPCLDRVRYMVTAVVVVLTVAVAVMVITVIVHRPEDIELSILHGHIEASTLWRQSEIPFSSAPRYQFRRRRRHHHRPCDEIKPVDNDDAAGSSDISCAGESGLPSTIVTYEAAASVEFAVTLSAYNPSGRADINCTGITLRVVDMPDLARNTTGAMEVVRFPLPRGFLVRRRSSHAVRRWVRVTDARVLAYLASTYAGRTSFPATVQVNVSVALVTTVVKRTTNPKNVNHWCSVVTVGLDEPSTTADAVRCWAGEEPPYLFGSVLSAPPPAS; translated from the exons ATGGGaatcgacggcggcgacgagaaGCGCACAAGATTCCCGTGCCTCGACAGGGTACGCTACATGGTGACCGCCGTGGTGGTCGTGctcaccgtcgccgtcgccgtgatGGTGATCACCGTCATCGTCCACCGCCCCGAGGACATCGAGCTCTCCATCCTCCACGGCCACATCGAGGCGTCCACTCTGTGGAGGCAGAGCGAGATCCCATTCTCATCGGCCCCTCGCTATCAG ttccgccgccgccgccgccaccaccaccggccgTGCGACGAGATCAAGCCGGTTGACAACGACGATGCAGCTGGTAGCTCGGACATCAGCTGCGCCGGCGAGAGCGGCCTCCCCAGCACGATCGTGACGtacgaggcggcggcgtccgtgGAATTCGCCGTCACCCTGAGCGCCTACAACCCCAGCGGCCGCGCTGACATCAACTGCACCGGCATCACCCTCCGCGTCGTCGACATGCCGGACCTCGCCCGGAACACCACGGGAGCCATGGAGGTCGTTCGCTTCCCGCTGCCGCGAGGGTTCCTCgtgaggcggcggagctcgcacgCGGTGCGGAGGTGGGTGCGGGTCACCGACGCGCGCGTGCTGGCCTACCTCGCGAGCACGTACGCCGGCCGGACTAGCTTCCCGGCGACGGTGCAGGTGAACGTGTCCGTCGCCTTGGTGACGACCGTGGTGAAGAGGACGACCAACCCCAAGAACGTGAACCACTGGTGCTCGGTGGTGACCGTCGGCCTGGACGAGCCCAGCACCACCGCCGATGCAGTCCGTTGCTGGGCCGGAGAAGAGCCACCCTACCTTTTTGGCTCCGTgctgtcggcgccgccgccggcttcttGA
- the LOC120704979 gene encoding uncharacterized protein LOC120704979, translating into MRHLLLRHLMNCACTTRPISYKQGRDQVLITRVVLVRAHGSRLIDETMRLRPYLFRSCPRDLQSQQRCHAKPPTRARMAPPAALQNAKRYTLAALAATLAVAAVVTVASVVLRPARVTFSVARTGFRRTPGGGLLLNLTLAADNRSRHAAVAYRSMFVDVGNSTTAPPRGSWVRATVAAPMPLRQPGRSAVAVAATVDLVGAALAAAFTGNMTASLAVMLTAQAKFRVGVAWTRLYDIKVSCGPVSFFPAPPGAGAGGAARLPVYCV; encoded by the exons ATGCGTCACCTACTGCTACGACACTTGATGAATTGTGCATGTACTACTAGACCAATA AGCTACAAGCAGGGACGTGATCAAGTTTTAATTACAAGGGTCGTACTCGTACGCGCGCATGGATCCAGATTGATCGATGAGACAATGAGGCTTCGACCATATCTCTTCCGATCCTGCCCGCGCGATCTGCAGTCACAACAGCGCTGCCACGCCAAACCACCCACACGAGCGCGCATGGCGCCTCCGGCGGCCCTGCAGAACGCCAAGCGCTACACCCTGGCGGCCCTCGCGGCGACGCTCGCCGTGGCGGCCGTCGTCACCGTCGCTTCCGTCGTGCTGCGCCCGGCGCGCGTCACCTTCTCCGTCGCCCGCACGGGCTTCCGCCgcacgcccggcggcggcctgctcctCAAcctcaccctcgccgccgacaaCCGCAGCCGGCACGCGGCGGTGGCGTACAGGAGCATGTTCGTCGACGTGGGCAACAgcacgacggcgccgccgcggggcagCTGGGTCCGGGCCACGGTGGCCGCGCCCATGCCGCTGCGGCAGCCGGGCCGCAGCGCCGTGGCCGTCGCCGCGACGGTGGACCTGGTGGGCGCGGCCCTCGCCGCGGCCTTCACGGGCAACATGACCGCCAGCCTCGCCGTGATGCTCACCGCGCAGGCGAAGTTCAGGGTCGGCGTCGCGTGGACGAGGCTCTACGACATCAAGGTCTCCTGCGGGCCAGTCAGCTTCTTCCCCGCgccccccggcgccggcgccggcggcgcggcgagactGCCGGTCTACTGCGTCTAG